The genome window TCATATTCAGTGCAGCAGCAGATCATTGGTTGCAGCGTTTTACAAATCAGAACATCAATGTGATTGACAGTGTTAAAAAAGGGTGTTCCAAGAGAGTGGAGCATATGTACAAACATCGCGCAGTACACAGAATCTGCCATGCTAAATGTGCACCGAGGGAAAATACAACGTTGCAGGAACTCCATATTGATCTTCAAAGTATCAGGACAGGAACTCAACCATGTATCCTTTTCACGTGAAAGCCTTCTACGGACAGAAGCAACATGTTCTTCATGCTTTTTCAGTTCAC of Camelina sativa cultivar DH55 unplaced genomic scaffold, Cs unpScaffold06017, whole genome shotgun sequence contains these proteins:
- the LOC109131831 gene encoding THO complex subunit 2-like gives rise to the protein TMLPSKAWNSLSPDLYATFWGLTLYDLHVPRNRYESEISKQHAALKTLEEVADNSSSAITKRKKEKERIQESLDRLTGELKKHEEHVASVRRRLSREKDTWLSSCPDTLKINMEFLQRCIFPRCTFSMADSVYCAMFVHMLHSLGTPFFNTVNHIDVLICKTLQPMICCCTE